A window of Panicum virgatum strain AP13 chromosome 8K, P.virgatum_v5, whole genome shotgun sequence contains these coding sequences:
- the LOC120644379 gene encoding HVA22-like protein e isoform X4 — MGKLWTILTHLHSLAGPTVMLLYPLYASVQAMESPSKLDDEQWLAYWILYSFITLMEMVLESLIYWIPIWYELKLLFIAWLVLPNFRGAAFIYDKFVREQLRKHCLSAGGGSRGKVKKDDKSPSSSPKDKEKPKSKFLAFVTPKKDHEAY; from the exons ATGGGGAAGCTCTGGACGATCCTCACTCACCTCCACTCCCTTGCAGG GCCAACGGTCATGCTCCTGTACCCCCTGTACGCGTCGGTGCAGGCGATGGAGAGCCCATCCAAGCTTGACGACGAGCAGTGGCTCGCCTACTGGATCCTCTACTCCTTCATCACGCTCATGGAGATGGTGCTCGAGTCCCTCATCTACTG GATCCCGATTTGGTACGAGCTGAAGCTGCTGTTCATCGCGTGGCTGGTGCTCCCCAACTTCAGGGGCGCGGCCTTCATCTACGATAAGTTCGTCAGGGAGCAGCTCAGGAAGCACTGCctctccgccggcggcggctccagaGGCAAGGTCAAGAAGGACGACAAGTCGCCCTCGTCTTCTCCCAAGGACAAGGAGAAGCCCAAGAGCAAGTTTCTTGCCTTCGTCACCCCCAAGAAG GATCACGAAGCTTACTGA
- the LOC120646249 gene encoding HVA22-like protein e, with protein sequence MESSSKLDDEQWLAYWILYSFITLMEMVLQSLISWIPNWYELKLLFIAWLVLPNFRGAAFMYNQFVREQVKKHNAILVASDPGSVSNNDRADEDDKIITTSPKEKKKTKRRLLSMVIPKKLRF encoded by the exons ATGGAGAGCTCGTCAAAGCTCGACGATGAGCAGTGGCTGGCCTACTGGATCCTTTACTCATTTATCACCCTCATGGAGATGGTGCTGCAGTCCCTCATCTCCTG GATTCCAAACTGGTATGAGCTGAAGCTGCTGTTCATAGCCTGGTTGGTGCTCCCAAACTTCAGGGGAGCAGCATTCATGTATAACCAGTTTGTGAGAGAGCAGGTGAAGAAGCATAATGCCATACTAGTTGCTAGTGATCCTGGTAGCGTTAGCAACAATGACCGTGCTGACGAGGACGACAAGATCATTACGACTTCtccaaaagagaaaaaaaaaactaagaggAGACTACTTTCCATGGTCATTCCCAAGAAGCTCAGGTTTTGA
- the LOC120644379 gene encoding HVA22-like protein e isoform X5 has protein sequence MLLYPLYASVQAMESPSKLDDEQWLAYWILYSFITLMEMVLESLIYWIPIWYELKLLFIAWLVLPNFRGAAFIYDKFVREQLRKHCLSAGGGSRGKVKKDDKSPSSSPKDKEKPKSKFLAFVTPKKDHEAY, from the exons ATGCTCCTGTACCCCCTGTACGCGTCGGTGCAGGCGATGGAGAGCCCATCCAAGCTTGACGACGAGCAGTGGCTCGCCTACTGGATCCTCTACTCCTTCATCACGCTCATGGAGATGGTGCTCGAGTCCCTCATCTACTG GATCCCGATTTGGTACGAGCTGAAGCTGCTGTTCATCGCGTGGCTGGTGCTCCCCAACTTCAGGGGCGCGGCCTTCATCTACGATAAGTTCGTCAGGGAGCAGCTCAGGAAGCACTGCctctccgccggcggcggctccagaGGCAAGGTCAAGAAGGACGACAAGTCGCCCTCGTCTTCTCCCAAGGACAAGGAGAAGCCCAAGAGCAAGTTTCTTGCCTTCGTCACCCCCAAGAAG GATCACGAAGCTTACTGA
- the LOC120644379 gene encoding HVA22-like protein e isoform X1 yields the protein MGKLWTILTHLHSLAGYLHNFRPSLSPIVSVLHRPTVMLLYPLYASVQAMESPSKLDDEQWLAYWILYSFITLMEMVLESLIYWIPIWYELKLLFIAWLVLPNFRGAAFIYDKFVREQLRKHCLSAGGGSRGKVKKDDKSPSSSPKDKEKPKSKFLAFVTPKKDHEAY from the exons ATGGGGAAGCTCTGGACGATCCTCACTCACCTCCACTCCCTTGCAGGGTATCTTCACAACTTCAGACCATCACTCTCTCCGATTGTATCTGTTCTTCA CAGGCCAACGGTCATGCTCCTGTACCCCCTGTACGCGTCGGTGCAGGCGATGGAGAGCCCATCCAAGCTTGACGACGAGCAGTGGCTCGCCTACTGGATCCTCTACTCCTTCATCACGCTCATGGAGATGGTGCTCGAGTCCCTCATCTACTG GATCCCGATTTGGTACGAGCTGAAGCTGCTGTTCATCGCGTGGCTGGTGCTCCCCAACTTCAGGGGCGCGGCCTTCATCTACGATAAGTTCGTCAGGGAGCAGCTCAGGAAGCACTGCctctccgccggcggcggctccagaGGCAAGGTCAAGAAGGACGACAAGTCGCCCTCGTCTTCTCCCAAGGACAAGGAGAAGCCCAAGAGCAAGTTTCTTGCCTTCGTCACCCCCAAGAAG GATCACGAAGCTTACTGA
- the LOC120644379 gene encoding HVA22-like protein e isoform X3 produces MGKLWTILTHLHSLAGRPTVMLLYPLYASVQAMESPSKLDDEQWLAYWILYSFITLMEMVLESLIYWIPIWYELKLLFIAWLVLPNFRGAAFIYDKFVREQLRKHCLSAGGGSRGKVKKDDKSPSSSPKDKEKPKSKFLAFVTPKKDHEAY; encoded by the exons ATGGGGAAGCTCTGGACGATCCTCACTCACCTCCACTCCCTTGCAGG CAGGCCAACGGTCATGCTCCTGTACCCCCTGTACGCGTCGGTGCAGGCGATGGAGAGCCCATCCAAGCTTGACGACGAGCAGTGGCTCGCCTACTGGATCCTCTACTCCTTCATCACGCTCATGGAGATGGTGCTCGAGTCCCTCATCTACTG GATCCCGATTTGGTACGAGCTGAAGCTGCTGTTCATCGCGTGGCTGGTGCTCCCCAACTTCAGGGGCGCGGCCTTCATCTACGATAAGTTCGTCAGGGAGCAGCTCAGGAAGCACTGCctctccgccggcggcggctccagaGGCAAGGTCAAGAAGGACGACAAGTCGCCCTCGTCTTCTCCCAAGGACAAGGAGAAGCCCAAGAGCAAGTTTCTTGCCTTCGTCACCCCCAAGAAG GATCACGAAGCTTACTGA
- the LOC120644379 gene encoding HVA22-like protein e isoform X2: MGKLWTILTHLHSLAGYLHNFRPSLSPIVSVLQPTVMLLYPLYASVQAMESPSKLDDEQWLAYWILYSFITLMEMVLESLIYWIPIWYELKLLFIAWLVLPNFRGAAFIYDKFVREQLRKHCLSAGGGSRGKVKKDDKSPSSSPKDKEKPKSKFLAFVTPKKDHEAY, encoded by the exons ATGGGGAAGCTCTGGACGATCCTCACTCACCTCCACTCCCTTGCAGGGTATCTTCACAACTTCAGACCATCACTCTCTCCGATTGTATCTGTTCTTCA GCCAACGGTCATGCTCCTGTACCCCCTGTACGCGTCGGTGCAGGCGATGGAGAGCCCATCCAAGCTTGACGACGAGCAGTGGCTCGCCTACTGGATCCTCTACTCCTTCATCACGCTCATGGAGATGGTGCTCGAGTCCCTCATCTACTG GATCCCGATTTGGTACGAGCTGAAGCTGCTGTTCATCGCGTGGCTGGTGCTCCCCAACTTCAGGGGCGCGGCCTTCATCTACGATAAGTTCGTCAGGGAGCAGCTCAGGAAGCACTGCctctccgccggcggcggctccagaGGCAAGGTCAAGAAGGACGACAAGTCGCCCTCGTCTTCTCCCAAGGACAAGGAGAAGCCCAAGAGCAAGTTTCTTGCCTTCGTCACCCCCAAGAAG GATCACGAAGCTTACTGA